Proteins encoded by one window of Planktothrix tepida PCC 9214:
- a CDS encoding MHYT domain-containing protein, giving the protein MHELLVMMTVIQGHYQPSLVVLSFLIAVIAAYTALDITGWVTPESPLQKRLIWAWGGSLAMGTGIWSMHFIGMLAFQLPLPVTYSLKITILSWGVGVFASGLALLLWNRPKLSLGVLSGGVVLGLAIVSMHYVGMAGMMIPGTVMEYNLGRVLMSVAIAIFASIAALGMTFYLRHSGTSGFNWIKGCSAVVMAIAISGMHYTGMWATNIVEQSSITLNSEEISAHSGLALQIGIVTLMLLVGTLVTSLLDQRYSTQLLYQNALQESEKRFRSLIREMPVGVLLLTPQGEIILSNQFAQNLLFSIEPQLEGKNLFSLPVKLLNEEGKPLGEKMDFIHQAIAQGQPIRNLILGLDQQPYSTTIHWLLLNIDPQFNEDQKLERIVCTFNNITERKNLDQELAKSRQFLNTIIENIPLALYVKNVESDFQFVLWNKASEKIFGVSREQILGKNIYDLLPEKQAQHFRSHILEALTHQKPIEIPEILIQTPAQGDILLRTLKIPIINHQKTTHMLCISEDITNRKNTEIALQESLEREQALAKAIQRMRQTLDIKTIFSTTASELRRVINCDRVVVYRFRPDWSGEFIAESVNGGWISLFEEQNYHPKLQENAIANERCTVKLFESNSKPNYLSPVIQDTYLQTTQGGLYSQGVNYRAVSDIYQANFDECYIQLLESLQARAYIIVPIFSNHQLWGLLATYQNSSSRQWKQEEINIAVQISNQLGVALQQAELLEKTQKQSIELQKAVAAADAANQAKSEFLANMSHELRTPLNAILGFTQLMNEDTILSPKHHQYLEIINHAGEHLLTLINDILEMSKIEAGRTTLNEHQFDLINLLEGLRKMLQMKAESKGLQLQFQYAPNLPRYLQTDQGKLRQVLLNLLSNAIKFTTQGQVTLRVRREYQIFKSESSSSPKSEDGNSANIDLENLSVNSSSQEKSEFILFEVEDTGLGISSEEIQLLFEPFKQTESGRNSNQGTGLGLAISRKYIQLMGGDIHVSSQLGVGSLFMFEIPIHFLDSCEFSCNANKSKVISLAPNQPEYRILIVDDNLDSCLLLSELLSEIGFKIKQAGNGQEAINCWEAWQPHLILMDVRMPVMDGLTASALIKATSLGKQTKIIALTASVFEENQQEILTSGCEDFIAKPFKADHLLDKINQHLGVKYLYQQDELLLEKAVPTNPQSSAEDLGDLLNTMSPEWQSHLYCAAAQGSDLKILDLIDQIPPENQALIEKLKDLTQNFQFQIILKFTEAYK; this is encoded by the coding sequence ATGCACGAATTATTAGTCATGATGACGGTGATTCAAGGTCATTATCAACCGTCTTTAGTGGTTCTCTCTTTTTTAATTGCGGTGATTGCCGCCTATACGGCGTTGGATATAACCGGATGGGTTACTCCAGAGTCACCCCTACAAAAGCGTCTCATCTGGGCCTGGGGAGGCTCACTGGCGATGGGCACAGGGATATGGTCAATGCACTTTATCGGGATGTTGGCGTTTCAACTTCCCCTCCCCGTGACCTACAGCCTCAAGATCACTATCCTATCCTGGGGGGTGGGCGTGTTCGCCTCTGGGCTGGCGTTGCTGTTATGGAATCGACCCAAACTCAGTCTCGGAGTTCTTTCCGGTGGGGTGGTCTTGGGATTAGCCATTGTGTCCATGCACTATGTTGGAATGGCTGGCATGATGATTCCAGGCACCGTGATGGAATACAATTTAGGGCGTGTTCTGATGTCTGTCGCCATCGCCATTTTTGCCTCAATTGCTGCTTTGGGGATGACGTTTTACTTAAGGCATTCGGGTACCTCTGGGTTTAATTGGATTAAGGGATGCAGTGCCGTGGTCATGGCCATTGCTATCAGTGGAATGCACTACACGGGAATGTGGGCGACTAACATTGTTGAACAGTCTTCTATTACGCTCAATTCTGAGGAAATTTCTGCCCATTCAGGGTTAGCATTGCAAATTGGAATCGTGACCTTAATGCTGTTGGTGGGAACTTTAGTCACGTCTTTGTTAGATCAACGCTATAGCACTCAATTACTATATCAAAATGCCCTGCAAGAAAGTGAAAAACGCTTTCGTTCTCTGATTCGAGAAATGCCGGTTGGCGTGTTATTGTTAACGCCCCAAGGAGAGATTATTTTAAGTAATCAATTTGCTCAAAATTTGTTATTTTCCATTGAACCCCAATTAGAGGGAAAAAATCTATTTTCATTGCCCGTGAAACTTCTCAATGAAGAGGGCAAACCCTTGGGGGAAAAAATGGATTTCATTCATCAAGCGATCGCCCAAGGTCAACCCATCCGCAACTTAATTCTTGGACTGGATCAACAACCCTATTCTACAACCATTCATTGGTTATTGTTGAATATTGATCCTCAGTTCAATGAAGACCAAAAATTAGAACGGATTGTTTGTACCTTTAATAATATCACAGAACGCAAAAACCTGGATCAAGAATTAGCAAAATCACGACAATTTTTAAATACGATTATTGAGAATATTCCTTTGGCTTTATATGTTAAAAATGTTGAAAGTGACTTTCAATTTGTTCTTTGGAATAAAGCCAGTGAAAAAATCTTTGGAGTTAGCCGCGAGCAAATTTTAGGAAAAAACATTTATGATCTGTTACCTGAAAAACAAGCCCAGCATTTTCGTTCCCATATTTTAGAGGCTTTAACTCACCAAAAACCGATAGAAATTCCTGAAATTTTAATTCAGACTCCGGCTCAGGGTGACATTTTATTAAGAACTTTAAAAATCCCTATTATCAACCATCAAAAAACCACTCATATGCTGTGTATTTCTGAAGATATTACCAATCGCAAAAATACTGAAATTGCATTACAAGAAAGTTTAGAACGAGAACAAGCGTTAGCAAAAGCCATCCAACGGATGCGCCAAACCTTAGATATCAAAACCATTTTTTCCACCACCGCTTCAGAATTAAGACGAGTGATTAATTGTGATCGGGTTGTAGTGTATCGTTTTCGTCCTGACTGGAGTGGGGAATTCATTGCAGAATCTGTTAATGGGGGATGGATTTCTTTATTTGAAGAACAAAATTATCATCCTAAACTTCAAGAAAATGCTATTGCGAATGAACGGTGTACTGTTAAATTATTTGAGAGTAACTCCAAGCCTAATTATTTATCCCCTGTCATCCAAGATACTTATCTTCAAACCACCCAAGGAGGATTGTATAGTCAGGGAGTCAATTACCGGGCTGTTTCTGATATTTATCAAGCTAATTTTGACGAATGTTATATTCAGTTATTAGAAAGTTTACAAGCCAGAGCTTATATTATCGTCCCCATTTTTTCTAACCATCAATTATGGGGATTACTCGCCACCTATCAAAACTCTAGTTCCCGTCAGTGGAAACAGGAAGAAATTAATATTGCAGTGCAAATTAGTAATCAATTAGGGGTGGCTTTACAGCAAGCTGAATTATTAGAAAAAACCCAAAAACAATCTATCGAACTTCAAAAAGCAGTAGCGGCTGCTGATGCGGCTAATCAAGCTAAATCGGAATTTTTAGCCAATATGAGTCATGAGTTAAGAACTCCCTTAAATGCCATTTTAGGGTTTACTCAATTGATGAATGAAGATACAATTCTATCTCCCAAGCATCATCAGTATCTTGAAATTATTAATCATGCTGGTGAACATTTATTAACGTTGATTAATGACATTTTAGAAATGTCTAAAATAGAAGCGGGAAGAACAACCCTTAATGAGCATCAGTTTGATTTAATTAATCTTTTAGAGGGGTTAAGAAAAATGTTGCAGATGAAAGCAGAATCTAAAGGGTTACAATTACAATTTCAATATGCACCTAACTTACCCCGTTATTTGCAAACGGATCAAGGAAAATTGCGACAAGTTTTATTAAATTTATTAAGCAATGCGATTAAATTTACAACCCAAGGTCAAGTTACATTAAGAGTGAGACGCGAATATCAAATCTTTAAGTCTGAATCTTCATCTTCTCCTAAATCAGAGGATGGGAATTCAGCCAATATTGACCTGGAAAATCTTTCGGTTAATTCTTCTTCTCAGGAAAAATCGGAGTTTATTTTATTTGAAGTTGAAGATACAGGATTAGGAATTTCCTCTGAAGAAATACAGTTACTATTTGAACCCTTTAAGCAAACAGAATCAGGACGGAATTCTAATCAAGGAACAGGATTGGGTTTAGCCATTAGTCGAAAATATATACAACTAATGGGAGGAGATATTCATGTTAGTAGTCAACTCGGAGTCGGAAGTTTATTTATGTTTGAAATTCCGATTCATTTTTTAGACTCCTGTGAATTTTCCTGCAATGCTAATAAATCTAAGGTGATTTCCCTGGCTCCCAATCAACCTGAATATCGAATTTTAATTGTAGATGATAATTTGGATAGCTGTTTATTATTAAGCGAATTATTATCAGAAATTGGGTTTAAAATTAAACAAGCTGGAAATGGTCAAGAAGCCATCAATTGTTGGGAAGCTTGGCAACCTCATTTAATTTTAATGGATGTGAGAATGCCCGTGATGGATGGGTTAACGGCATCAGCTTTAATCAAAGCAACATCTCTGGGAAAACAAACTAAAATCATTGCTTTAACAGCGAGTGTTTTTGAGGAAAATCAACAAGAAATTTTAACATCGGGTTGTGAGGATTTTATTGCTAAACCCTTCAAAGCCGATCATTTACTAGATAAAATTAATCAACATTTAGGTGTAAAATATTTGTATCAACAGGATGAATTGCTACTCGAAAAAGCTGTTCCCACAAATCCTCAAAGTTCAGCAGAAGATTTGGGTGATCTTCTGAACACAATGTCTCCAGAGTGGCAGAGTCATCTCTATTGTGCCGCTGCTCAAGGAAGCGATCTAAAAATATTAGATTTAATTGATCAAATTCCCCCTGAAAATCAAGCGTTAATTGAAAAATTGAAAGATTTAACTCAAAATTTTCAATTTCAAATTATTTTAAAATTTACCGAAGCATATAAATGA
- a CDS encoding WD40 repeat domain-containing protein, whose protein sequence is MKLWTLEGKELTTLRGYSGAIRGLTYSPDGRFVASVGEDDNLILWNVESVLNVDLLSYGCNFVRDYLTDHRLKM, encoded by the coding sequence GTGAAGTTATGGACGTTGGAAGGAAAGGAACTCACAACTTTGCGAGGATATAGTGGGGCTATTCGGGGATTAACTTATAGTCCCGATGGTCGTTTTGTGGCATCAGTTGGAGAGGATGATAACTTGATTCTCTGGAATGTGGAAAGCGTTTTAAATGTAGATTTATTGAGTTATGGCTGTAATTTTGTTCGAGATTATTTAACTGATCACCGACTTAAGATGTAA
- the ureE gene encoding urease accessory protein UreE produces the protein MIVFTQSHLAHDNQCVNVYLPLTAEQRTKARQYIETLEGKTYYIRLPRGIVLKEGDLLTSDTQDYWAKVIAKPEPIITVTANCSLDLLKAAYHLGNRHVPLEITSNYLRFSPDPVLSSMLVQMGLTLQEETAAFYPERGAYGHHHSS, from the coding sequence ATGATTGTTTTTACCCAATCCCATCTAGCCCATGACAATCAATGCGTTAACGTTTATCTACCTTTAACGGCTGAACAACGAACCAAAGCTCGTCAGTATATTGAAACTTTAGAGGGTAAAACCTATTATATTCGTCTACCTAGAGGAATAGTTTTAAAGGAAGGGGATTTATTAACCTCGGATACTCAAGATTATTGGGCTAAAGTCATTGCTAAACCAGAACCCATTATCACCGTGACGGCGAACTGTTCCCTTGATTTATTAAAAGCGGCGTATCATTTGGGAAATCGTCATGTTCCTTTAGAAATTACCTCAAACTATTTACGATTTTCACCCGATCCTGTATTATCTTCAATGTTAGTGCAAATGGGATTAACCCTTCAAGAAGAAACTGCTGCTTTTTATCCTGAACGAGGTGCTTATGGACATCATCATTCATCTTGA
- a CDS encoding response regulator transcription factor: protein MSQSMKLLLVEDDERVTEALVEYLTDQHYLIDIAHDGEIGLQMAESSNYNLIILDVMLPKLDGITICKRLREKGYNTPLLILTAKDTRTDKILGLDAGADDYVVKPFDLEVLSARIRALLRRWGESLPPVLRWEHLQLDPTSCEVTYQGKLLSLTPKEYRLLELFLRNGRRVFSRSAILDLLWSWEEIPTEATVKTHIKSLRSKLKAVGAPGNLIETVYGLGYRLKENS from the coding sequence ATGAGTCAATCCATGAAGTTATTGCTGGTTGAGGATGATGAGCGAGTCACGGAAGCACTGGTTGAATATTTGACGGATCAACATTACTTAATTGATATTGCACACGATGGAGAAATCGGTTTACAAATGGCAGAGAGTTCTAATTATAATCTAATTATACTGGATGTCATGTTACCGAAACTCGACGGAATTACAATTTGTAAACGTTTACGAGAAAAAGGTTATAATACGCCGCTCTTAATTTTAACAGCGAAAGATACAAGAACGGATAAAATTCTAGGCTTAGATGCAGGGGCGGATGATTATGTGGTTAAACCTTTTGATTTAGAGGTTCTCTCAGCAAGAATTCGAGCATTACTTCGTCGATGGGGAGAAAGTTTACCTCCAGTTCTACGATGGGAACATTTACAACTTGATCCGACTTCTTGTGAAGTGACTTATCAAGGTAAACTTCTCTCTTTAACCCCGAAAGAATATCGATTACTTGAACTTTTTCTTAGAAATGGTCGTCGTGTATTTAGTCGCAGTGCAATTTTAGATTTACTTTGGTCATGGGAAGAAATTCCGACAGAAGCAACGGTTAAAACTCATATTAAAAGTTTACGATCTAAACTCAAAGCGGTTGGTGCTCCGGGTAATTTAATTGAAACAGTCTATGGTTTGGGATACCGGCTTAAAGAAAACTCGTGA
- a CDS encoding sensor histidine kinase — protein MVWDTGLKKTRDFNFRYLRWHLLLSYLTVMAAILFLFVIGVYLFFSYSFYQQLDEKLRALAQSAAPSLSEVEKRGNEYLDQMSVFPWRDLFNRDQQSLEWFNAKGELLAKRGELVLYFPPKPGVSKIRLSNHPFAIHTYTISVFTNSSNKKTILKGFIRASQSTESIKVSQKQLLLWLGIGGSLALGLAGIGGLWLTQKALKPIEQSYKQLKQFTADASHELRSPLTAIKTSVDVMLTHLERIHPKDLKKLSAISSATVQMNHLVDDLLFLARTDVSASKLSHEWLPIKLHELLQDVIDLIAPSAQAKQIRFISHVSIPLMIHGDRNCLCRLLSNLLENAIQYTSTGGKITVFLKKQNRFAVITIKDTGIGIAEEHLPFIFDRFWRADKARSHREGGTGLGLSIAQAVALQHGGKITVASKLGVGSCFFVHLPRISSTITGANFPKNSDFNSLT, from the coding sequence ATGGTTTGGGATACCGGCTTAAAGAAAACTCGTGATTTTAATTTTAGATATTTAAGATGGCATTTATTATTGTCTTATTTGACGGTAATGGCAGCCATTTTATTCTTGTTTGTTATCGGTGTTTATCTATTTTTTAGTTATAGTTTTTATCAGCAATTAGATGAAAAACTTCGAGCTTTAGCCCAATCTGCTGCCCCTTCCTTGAGTGAAGTAGAAAAACGAGGGAATGAATATTTAGATCAAATGTCTGTTTTTCCTTGGCGAGATTTATTTAACCGTGATCAACAAAGTTTAGAATGGTTTAATGCCAAGGGAGAATTATTAGCTAAAAGAGGAGAATTAGTCTTGTATTTTCCTCCTAAACCCGGTGTTTCTAAGATTCGCTTATCCAATCATCCCTTTGCCATTCATACCTATACCATTTCTGTCTTTACAAATTCATCCAATAAAAAAACCATTTTAAAAGGGTTTATTCGCGCTAGTCAATCAACTGAATCTATTAAAGTTTCTCAAAAACAATTATTATTATGGTTAGGAATTGGGGGATCTCTAGCGTTAGGATTAGCAGGAATTGGCGGGTTATGGTTAACCCAAAAAGCCTTAAAACCCATTGAACAAAGTTATAAACAACTCAAACAATTTACTGCCGATGCTTCCCATGAATTACGCAGTCCTTTAACCGCCATTAAAACCTCTGTGGATGTGATGTTAACTCATTTAGAACGCATTCATCCCAAAGATCTCAAAAAACTCTCCGCCATTAGTAGTGCTACCGTTCAAATGAATCATCTCGTCGATGATTTATTGTTTTTAGCCAGAACAGATGTTTCAGCCTCTAAACTTTCTCATGAATGGCTACCCATTAAACTCCATGAACTTTTGCAAGATGTGATTGATTTAATTGCACCTTCTGCTCAAGCAAAACAAATTCGCTTCATTTCCCATGTTTCTATCCCTTTAATGATTCACGGAGACCGCAATTGCCTCTGCCGTTTACTTTCTAATTTATTAGAAAATGCCATCCAATATACCTCAACCGGGGGTAAAATTACCGTATTTTTAAAGAAGCAAAATCGCTTTGCTGTTATTACCATTAAAGATACAGGAATTGGAATTGCAGAGGAACATCTACCCTTCATTTTTGACCGTTTTTGGCGGGCAGATAAAGCGCGTTCTCATCGGGAAGGCGGCACCGGGCTAGGGTTGTCCATTGCTCAAGCGGTGGCCCTCCAACATGGAGGTAAAATTACTGTTGCCTCTAAATTAGGGGTCGGGAGTTGCTTTTTTGTCCATTTACCCCGTATTTCTTCAACCATAACAGGGGCAAATTTCCCGAAGAACTCTGACTTCAACTCTTTAACTTAA
- the bioU gene encoding (S)-8-amino-7-oxononanoate synthase BioU, with protein sequence MSPVMVNSGLSPIRVGILGFGGLGQAATRVLAGKQQMQWVAVADQKGYAYDAQGLNPNRCIEVYQSQGSVGYLEPNGVLSHQSIEELVKTAPDVDGYFLALPNLPNDFMASVAKTFIRLGWKGVLVDAIKRTSAVELLLDLKEELQAAGITYMSGCGATPGLLTAAAALAAQSYTEIHSVKITFGVGIANWEAYRATIREDIGHLPGYTLEQARAMSDAEVEALLDETNGLLTLENMEHADDIMLELAGICSRDRVTVGGIVDTRNPKKPLSTNVQVTGRTFEGKISTHTFTLGDETSMAANVCGPAFGYLKAGIQLHHRGIHGLFTAAEIMPQFVR encoded by the coding sequence ATGAGTCCAGTAATGGTTAATTCAGGTTTGTCTCCGATTCGGGTTGGAATTTTGGGGTTTGGCGGTTTAGGACAGGCAGCAACACGGGTTTTAGCCGGAAAACAGCAAATGCAGTGGGTGGCTGTAGCCGATCAAAAAGGATATGCTTATGATGCCCAGGGGCTGAACCCGAATCGCTGTATCGAGGTTTACCAATCTCAAGGGTCGGTGGGGTATTTAGAGCCAAATGGTGTTCTCAGTCATCAAAGTATTGAAGAGTTAGTAAAAACAGCCCCAGACGTTGATGGCTATTTTCTAGCTTTGCCAAATTTACCGAATGATTTTATGGCGAGTGTGGCTAAAACCTTTATCCGCTTGGGGTGGAAAGGGGTGTTAGTCGATGCGATTAAACGTACCAGTGCTGTTGAATTATTATTAGATTTAAAAGAAGAGTTACAAGCGGCTGGAATTACTTACATGAGCGGTTGTGGTGCGACACCAGGGTTATTAACCGCCGCCGCCGCTTTAGCCGCCCAAAGTTATACGGAAATTCACAGCGTTAAAATTACCTTTGGAGTCGGAATTGCTAATTGGGAAGCTTATCGCGCCACCATTCGAGAAGATATTGGTCATTTACCCGGTTATACCCTTGAACAAGCGAGAGCCATGAGTGATGCGGAAGTGGAAGCTTTATTAGATGAAACCAATGGGTTATTAACGTTAGAAAATATGGAACACGCCGATGATATTATGTTAGAATTGGCGGGGATTTGTTCACGCGATCGCGTTACAGTGGGGGGTATTGTTGATACTCGCAACCCGAAAAAACCTCTAAGTACAAATGTTCAAGTTACAGGTCGGACGTTTGAAGGAAAAATTTCTACCCATACTTTTACGTTAGGGGATGAAACCAGCATGGCGGCTAACGTTTGTGGGCCGGCTTTTGGATATTTGAAAGCCGGAATTCAACTGCATCATCGCGGAATTCACGGTTTATTTACGGCGGCTGAAATTATGCCTCAATTTGTTCGTTAA
- a CDS encoding DUF3122 domain-containing protein, translated as MMFRLLTRTLVIGITLFFLILGSNFFIPEPANAAILKQQESPGQMLYQSRHSFRDETGKSWQVVLFKRVKNEQVNTIDLRLVGFPDQAVFIHPKGLEIITAQGRLFQAEDQFANNAPAPNVGEYNLKKILPQLSSTEQVKLNLPLKDKQHSLTLPAPIILEWKELINEENS; from the coding sequence ATGATGTTTAGATTATTAACCCGAACTCTAGTGATTGGGATAACTTTATTTTTTTTAATATTAGGAAGTAATTTTTTCATCCCAGAACCTGCCAATGCTGCTATTCTAAAACAACAAGAATCCCCCGGACAAATGTTGTATCAATCCCGTCATAGCTTCCGCGATGAAACTGGAAAATCTTGGCAAGTTGTTCTATTTAAACGAGTGAAGAATGAGCAGGTTAACACTATAGATTTACGCCTAGTAGGATTTCCTGATCAAGCTGTATTTATTCATCCTAAAGGATTAGAAATTATCACGGCTCAAGGCAGACTTTTTCAAGCTGAAGATCAATTTGCTAACAATGCACCTGCTCCTAATGTGGGTGAATATAACCTCAAGAAAATTTTACCCCAACTCTCCTCAACGGAACAGGTTAAATTAAATTTACCGTTAAAAGATAAACAACACAGTTTAACTCTTCCTGCTCCTATCATTTTAGAGTGGAAAGAATTGATCAACGAGGAGAACTCATAA
- a CDS encoding helix-turn-helix domain-containing protein, with translation MEQTFGKLIRQARKDKAYSQRQLAALLQVDFTYLSKLENDRADYPPKEDVIRGLARNLGLDEEELIFLAGRIPQHYETFLKENNKSMTALFRRMQENPNFAQQIFEAVREVE, from the coding sequence GTGGAACAAACCTTTGGAAAGCTAATTCGTCAGGCTCGTAAAGACAAAGCCTACTCACAGCGTCAGTTAGCGGCGTTGTTGCAAGTGGATTTCACCTATTTATCGAAGCTAGAGAATGATCGCGCGGACTACCCGCCTAAAGAAGATGTGATTCGGGGGTTGGCGCGGAATCTGGGTTTAGATGAGGAGGAGTTAATCTTCTTGGCGGGGCGAATCCCTCAGCATTATGAGACATTTCTCAAAGAAAATAATAAGAGCATGACGGCATTATTCCGCCGAATGCAGGAAAATCCCAACTTTGCCCAACAAATTTTTGAGGCTGTCCGGGAGGTTGAATAA
- a CDS encoding ImmA/IrrE family metallo-endopeptidase, with protein MSILKPYRFYRRESIERRANEILRRMQTTPNFAPEWPFEASFVADFLDLGVVWDCIPPDEQGAIAARILPTERLIEINEEIQEKPKGFIESTIAHEIGHWVLHINHDQLELGVSESSDNQSDEPFVCRGATVESHLASIEWQAQYFASCLLMPRHVLDEKRQGRDLTQWRHLYKIKDELGVSISNLTNRLQELGWISIPKGERTIYPGKAA; from the coding sequence GTGAGTATCCTAAAGCCGTACCGCTTTTATCGTCGAGAGTCGATTGAGCGTCGGGCAAATGAGATTTTGCGACGGATGCAAACCACGCCAAATTTTGCCCCAGAGTGGCCGTTTGAGGCTTCTTTCGTGGCAGATTTCCTCGATTTAGGAGTGGTGTGGGATTGCATTCCCCCCGATGAACAGGGGGCGATCGCGGCTCGAATCTTGCCAACGGAACGACTCATCGAAATTAATGAGGAAATTCAAGAAAAACCCAAGGGCTTTATTGAGTCTACTATTGCCCATGAAATCGGTCATTGGGTATTACATATTAATCATGATCAATTAGAGTTGGGAGTATCAGAATCTTCGGACAATCAATCGGATGAACCCTTTGTTTGTCGAGGTGCTACGGTGGAATCTCATCTCGCTTCGATTGAATGGCAAGCACAATATTTTGCCAGTTGTTTATTAATGCCTCGCCATGTCTTAGATGAAAAACGCCAAGGTCGAGATTTAACGCAATGGCGACACCTTTATAAAATTAAAGATGAGTTGGGGGTGAGTATTTCTAATTTAACGAATCGTTTACAAGAATTGGGTTGGATTTCTATTCCCAAAGGGGAACGCACAATCTACCCCGGAAAAGCCGCTTAA
- a CDS encoding type II toxin-antitoxin system VapC family toxin has product MPYLLDTNHCSYIINGNSQVINALNDHVNDVIGISIITYAELLYMTNKSLKAVQNRIAVEAFLTNVDLYFIDEETAIIYSGIKASVFNQFAPKDKNKRRHTSMSHLGFTDHDLWIVATAIQHELTLVSTDSDFKRINQVQPFSWESWM; this is encoded by the coding sequence ATGCCTTATCTACTGGATACAAACCACTGTAGCTATATTATTAATGGAAACTCTCAAGTAATTAATGCCTTAAATGATCATGTAAATGACGTTATTGGTATTAGTATTATTACTTATGCTGAACTGCTTTACATGACTAATAAATCGCTGAAAGCTGTGCAGAATCGGATCGCCGTTGAAGCCTTTTTAACTAATGTTGACCTGTATTTTATAGATGAAGAAACTGCTATCATTTATAGTGGTATTAAAGCATCAGTATTTAATCAATTTGCTCCAAAAGATAAAAATAAACGTCGCCACACCAGCATGAGTCACTTGGGATTTACCGACCATGACCTTTGGATTGTCGCCACAGCGATTCAACACGAACTAACCTTAGTTTCCACCGACAGTGACTTTAAACGAATTAACCAAGTTCAGCCGTTTTCTTGGGAATCATGGATGTAA
- a CDS encoding DUF29 family protein yields MEELLTLKDLLLKGDIAGSLAVVEELEEMSRDDKINNIISYSIILLLHLIKQQAENRTTRSWDISIRNSIRQIQRKNKRRKAGGYYLNSEDLAEALEAAYPDAIDQASLEVEEGRYQPEELEKIVNKQEIINRALGLILKG; encoded by the coding sequence ATGGAAGAACTGTTAACCTTAAAAGATCTTCTCCTCAAGGGGGATATTGCTGGATCATTAGCTGTTGTTGAAGAATTGGAAGAAATGAGCCGAGATGACAAGATTAATAATATTATTAGTTATAGTATTATTTTATTGTTGCATTTAATTAAACAACAAGCGGAAAATAGAACAACTCGCTCTTGGGATATCTCTATCCGCAATTCTATTCGACAAATTCAACGAAAAAATAAACGTCGGAAAGCAGGAGGCTATTACCTGAATTCTGAAGATTTAGCCGAAGCGTTAGAAGCAGCTTATCCTGATGCGATTGATCAAGCTTCTTTAGAAGTTGAAGAAGGACGTTATCAACCGGAAGAATTAGAAAAAATTGTTAATAAACAAGAGATTATTAATCGAGCGTTAGGGTTAATATTAAAGGGTTAA
- a CDS encoding peptidoglycan-binding protein has translation MILKRGALGAKVREIQYQLERLGYNIGRFGMPFDEQLEATIKAFQEEMELAIDGMIGEATRLKLQEAVAAIENSTDVNQNSGYSAENKLPPVPNELGDFIQGNWEQWRVTCSKTLNARSGPGFNYSIDMTFPSGTMLMLHPEYRYPIKFDSVGKPWLVVSYQGGAFFIRANQRFIEPVV, from the coding sequence ATGATTTTAAAGCGCGGTGCATTAGGGGCTAAGGTTCGAGAAATTCAATATCAGTTAGAACGGTTAGGTTATAATATTGGGCGGTTTGGAATGCCCTTTGATGAACAATTAGAAGCTACGATTAAAGCCTTTCAAGAGGAAATGGAATTAGCCATTGATGGGATGATTGGAGAGGCAACTCGTCTCAAACTTCAAGAAGCCGTAGCTGCAATTGAAAATTCTACGGATGTTAATCAAAATTCTGGCTATTCTGCTGAAAATAAACTTCCTCCCGTCCCTAATGAATTAGGAGATTTTATTCAGGGTAATTGGGAACAATGGCGCGTCACTTGTTCTAAAACCTTAAATGCTCGGAGTGGCCCCGGATTTAATTATTCTATCGATATGACTTTTCCCTCAGGTACGATGTTAATGCTCCATCCTGAATATCGTTATCCGATTAAATTTGATTCAGTCGGTAAACCTTGGTTAGTCGTTTCTTATCAAGGGGGAGCGTTTTTTATTCGAGCTAATCAACGATTTATTGAACCTGTTGTTTAA